The nucleotide window CACTGATGAGTTGCCGTTGATTGGCACCGGTCCATTTGTTTTTGTTTCTGCCGAAACGGAAAAATCCTATCAGACCAGGAAGTTTACAGACTATTGGGGCGGAGAGCCTAAGCTCGACACCATCGTTATGGACGCTCTGTCTGATCCCTCTGTTGCAGCACTCGCCCTGCAAGCCGGAGACGTGGATCTTGTAACCAATTACCCTGAGCCTGACTTTGCCAAATTGAAAGAGAAGGGGGAGGGGCAGCTATTTTCCAACCCGACCACCCGGCTGTTCTTCTTTCAGGTCCGGACCGCCGATGGTCCACTTTCCAATGATGCCCTTCGCAAGGCGATTTCACTTGGTCTCGACCGTGAAACGATCGTTGCTGCCTCGTTGAGCGGTGTCGGTGGAGAAGTGGCCAACAGTATTTTTCCCGCGTCCATGGCATCTTGGGCAAACACCAATCTTTCACTGCCCTATGCCCCTGAAGAAGCTGCGACCCTGCTGGACGAGGCTGGCATCAAGGATACCAATGGCGACGGAAACCGCGAATTGGATGGCGCCGAGATTTCCCTGAAAATTCGCTCCTACGAGGGCCGTGCTGCCCTGCGTCCGACGCTGGAAATTGCCCAGGCCCTGTTGCAGCAGATCGGGATCAAGTCCGAGATTTCCATGGCTGAATATGACGCCAACAACGAGGCACTCAAGGCAGGTGAAATTCAAATGCACCTTCAAGCCTGGGGGACCGCACCGCTCGGCGATCCAAACTATTTCCCAAGTACGCTTGTTGAATCAGGGGTTGGATACAATTTTTCCGGCTACTCCAACTCAGAGCTTGATGAGCTTCTCAAAAAGGGCCGGGAGAGCTTCGACGACGAAGTGCGCAAAGGGTATTACGACCGCATTCAGGAAATCATCAACGAAGACCTGCCGTTGATCCCGGTGTTTCATAAAACTCAGGTTTCAGTCGGAAACGGAAAAGTGGAAGGATACAAGATCCACCCAGCCGAGACTTACCTCGTTACCCCGGATCTCACACTTGCAGACTGAAGCAAAAAACCTTCTGAAAGTGCAGAACCTGTCGGCCCGTATCGGTCGGCAGGTGGTGCTTGATGATGTGAGTTTCGATGTCGAAAAGGGCGAATGCGTCGCAATTGTCGGAGGTTCGGGAGCCGGTAAATCAACACTTTTGCGTTGCCTGATGGGGTTGCGACGCCCGGCGGAACCAGTTGGTGGGTTCTTGACCTTTGATGGAGTAACGAGGGAATTCGGGTCCGCAGGCCGCACCGGAAAGCCGAAGGGCATCGCCTATGTCCCTCAGAACCCGGACCATGGTTTTGACCCGCTCAAACGCCTCCAGTGGCAATGGCGCCAGACTGCCCGTGCCGTTACCGGAAGCAAGGATTTTTCCGCCTCGCAACAAGAGCTCCTGAGAGAACTTGGGCTTGGCTCCTTCCATGGCCGGTTTCCACATCAATGGAGCCGTGGCATGCAGCAGCGTCTGCTGGTGGGAATGGCACTTCTCGGTGAACCGAGTTTGCTGATCCTCGATGAGCCTACTTCGGCATTGGATCCATTGATTGCCGCCCAGGTTCTGCGGTCAGTCATGGCTTATGCCCACAAGCATGAAGTTGCGCTTTTGATTGTCACACATGATCTGGCGTTGGCAGCGCAACATGCAAACCGCACAGCGATCATGACGTCTGGTCAGGTTGTGGAATTCGGTGAAACCCGAGAATTGCTGCGTGCGCCAGAAACAACGTATGGGCAATTGCTGGTAAATCATCGCGACTGGAACTTTTCCGTACACCAAAAAGCGGCAGATTCCGTCGCCGCCGAATAAATTAGTCAAATGCTTCGTGTCGAAAAACTGCAATTGCAACTGCATGGTAAATCGATTTTGGAGGAAGTCTCCTTCGATCTGCCGCGTGGACAAACACTTTGTGTTGTCGGCGAAAGCGGCTCAGGAAAGAGCAGCTTACTGCGTGCCGTGAACGGACTGATGCCTGCGACGTTCGACAGCCTTATGTTCCGGCCGAAAAATGGTCCTTCCATTTCGCTTAAGGAATATTGGAAGGGGCGTGTGGGATTGCCCGGCAGTCGGTGGGTGATGCAGGACCCGCTCTCCGCCCTTAATCCGAAGTTGCCGCTTGGCCTCTCGATCGGCGAGAGCGTTTTTGCTCAAAAGCTGAAGCCCCTGGAACTCAAGGCGGCCATATCGGCGGCACTTGCCGATGTTGAACTGCCTGCGGAAATGGCAAAGCGACGTCCTGCACAGGTTTCCATGGGTCAGGCACAGCGGGCGTGTCTCGCACGCGCGCTGATTGCTCGCCCGGACCTGATTTTTTTCGATGAACCACTGAGCGCGCTTGATGCCATTGTACAAAAGCAGATCGCCGCGACAATGAAGCGGATACAGACACGGTTTGACATCACCTTTGTGATTGTGACTCACGATCTTGGGTTCGCTGCAGCTTATGCAGATCACATGCTTGTTTTGCGTGGCGGCAAGGTTGAGGCCAATCAGTCTGCCGAGATGTTTTTCCAAGCTCCCGAAAGCGACTATTGCCGAGAATTGATTGCGGCTGCCCACGAATTGGGAGGTTTGCCGGAAACCGTTGCGAAAGTGTCTGGATCAAAGGCCGCAATATCATGCTGAATACCAGATCGAAGGTAGTCGCCTTCATTCTTGCGCTGGGCCGTCGTCTTGCAGGGCTGCTGTGTGTTCTGTTTGGCGTCAGCCTCATCACTTTTACCATGACGTATTTTGCGCCCGGCGATAAAGCCTCAGCGATTGCACATGCTCGCTACCCGGATGTGCAAGGGTTTCCGCCAGAAATTCTGGATGGAATCCGCGAAGAATTCTCGCTGAACGAACCTTTTTTTGTCCAGTTCTTTCAATGGCTTTACCGTTTTATCCAAGGGGACTTCGGGAACTCCTTTGCTTCAAATACGCCGGTGTGGGACATATTTGTCGGCAATGCAGCTGAAACACTTTCGCTGACGGCAACAGCGCTTGTTATTGGGCTGTTTTTCGCGTTCGC belongs to Roseibium porphyridii and includes:
- a CDS encoding ABC transporter substrate-binding protein; the encoded protein is MPKRKNKLAIAAFVGMGAVAAMAVATPAQTALAADKNLRIAVPFGPKSTVPDPRARQNGWLSNRAGVSETLIGLAHDMTMQPRLAESFENVSPTEWKLTLRTDVKFHDGTPMTASDVKASFEKMDVEGHPGHNPRLSKLLGLETITVENENTLVFKTKSPNSAFLWSLTEPSAAVMKEGTDELPLIGTGPFVFVSAETEKSYQTRKFTDYWGGEPKLDTIVMDALSDPSVAALALQAGDVDLVTNYPEPDFAKLKEKGEGQLFSNPTTRLFFFQVRTADGPLSNDALRKAISLGLDRETIVAASLSGVGGEVANSIFPASMASWANTNLSLPYAPEEAATLLDEAGIKDTNGDGNRELDGAEISLKIRSYEGRAALRPTLEIAQALLQQIGIKSEISMAEYDANNEALKAGEIQMHLQAWGTAPLGDPNYFPSTLVESGVGYNFSGYSNSELDELLKKGRESFDDEVRKGYYDRIQEIINEDLPLIPVFHKTQVSVGNGKVEGYKIHPAETYLVTPDLTLAD
- a CDS encoding dipeptide/oligopeptide/nickel ABC transporter ATP-binding protein is translated as MQTEAKNLLKVQNLSARIGRQVVLDDVSFDVEKGECVAIVGGSGAGKSTLLRCLMGLRRPAEPVGGFLTFDGVTREFGSAGRTGKPKGIAYVPQNPDHGFDPLKRLQWQWRQTARAVTGSKDFSASQQELLRELGLGSFHGRFPHQWSRGMQQRLLVGMALLGEPSLLILDEPTSALDPLIAAQVLRSVMAYAHKHEVALLIVTHDLALAAQHANRTAIMTSGQVVEFGETRELLRAPETTYGQLLVNHRDWNFSVHQKAADSVAAE
- a CDS encoding ABC transporter ATP-binding protein, with protein sequence MLRVEKLQLQLHGKSILEEVSFDLPRGQTLCVVGESGSGKSSLLRAVNGLMPATFDSLMFRPKNGPSISLKEYWKGRVGLPGSRWVMQDPLSALNPKLPLGLSIGESVFAQKLKPLELKAAISAALADVELPAEMAKRRPAQVSMGQAQRACLARALIARPDLIFFDEPLSALDAIVQKQIAATMKRIQTRFDITFVIVTHDLGFAAAYADHMLVLRGGKVEANQSAEMFFQAPESDYCRELIAAAHELGGLPETVAKVSGSKAAISC